One part of the Gossypium raimondii isolate GPD5lz chromosome 1, ASM2569854v1, whole genome shotgun sequence genome encodes these proteins:
- the LOC128042455 gene encoding uncharacterized protein LOC128042455, whose protein sequence is MDWVAQRLGLYKYHHDKANVVVDALSGRAMTDLRAMFTRLNLFDDGDLLAELQVENNSTFNFGLNKDGVLYFRGQMYRDLCELYWWLGLKREVIGFVARCLTCQQVKAELQLPSGLLQLVKIPLWKWERVTIDFVSGLPLKPTKKDSIWVIVDRLTKDPCSSSWFWKKLYKALGSRLDNEGDSI, encoded by the exons ATGGATTGGGTTGCTCAAAGATTAGGATTGTACAAGTATCATCATgataaggccaatgtggtggtcgATGCTCTTAGTGGTAGAGCAATGACTGATTTGAGAGCGATGTTCACTCGTCTTAATCTATTCGATGATGGAGATCTATTAgccgagttgcaa GTTGAGAATAACAGTACTTTTAATTTTGGACTGAATAAGGATGGAGTTTTGTATTTTCGAGGTCAG atgtatcggGATCTCTGTGAACTGTACTGGTGGCTAGGTTTGAAACGTGAGGTTATAGGTTTTGTTGCTCGTTGTTTGACGtgccagcaggttaaggctgagctccagttaccttcgggtttgctCCAACTTGTTAAGATTCCtttatggaaatgggaacgAGTGACGAtagacttcgttagtgggttgcctttgaaacccactaagaaggattctattTGGGTCATCGTAGATCGATTAACCAA GGATCCTTGCTCCAGTTCTTGGTTCTGGAAGAAACTATATAAGGCTCTGGGTTCGAGATTAGACAACGAGGGTGATtcaatctga